The following coding sequences lie in one Apium graveolens cultivar Ventura chromosome 3, ASM990537v1, whole genome shotgun sequence genomic window:
- the LOC141710769 gene encoding phosphoglucan phosphatase LSF1, chloroplastic-like, whose protein sequence is MRKKLSFCVGLLLRLLKKNHRLYVTCTTGFDLSLACVIAYLHWMTDTSLHTTYSFVTWLHSYRPDRPAIAWETWHLIAMVEDGKHDEPPTHAVTFVWIGHGINSLIDRGQLWRLVASSFLHANIGHLLINCCFLNSIGPTVEKLSGRGRYMAVYVTSAVAGISMSY, encoded by the exons ATGAGAAAGAAATTGTCATTTTGTGTGGGTCTTCTATTACGTTTACTGAAGAAGAATCACCGTCTTTACGTGACTTGTACCACTGGTTTTGATCTCTCTCTCGCCTGCGTCATTGCGTACCTTCACTGGATGACAGATACCTCTCTTCATACAACATATAGTTTTGTAACCTGGTTACATTCATACAGACCTGATAG ACCAGCGATTGCCTGGGAAACCTGGCATCTCATTGCAATGGTGGAAGACGGGAAACATGATGAACCTCCAACCCATGCTGTAACTTTTGTGTGGATAGGACACGGG ATTAATAGTCTAATTGACAGAGGACAACTGTGGAGACTTGTGGCATCTTCATTTTTGCATGCAAATATCGGACATCTCCTG ATAAATTGTTGTTTTTTGAACTCTATTGGTCCGACAGTGGAGAAACTTAGTGGTCGTGGAAGATATATGGCAGTTTATGTCACCTCTGCAGTTGCAG GTATATCAATGAGTTATTAG